GGAGGGGGTTATCGCTGTTATTCATCGTTAGACAGATCTTTTTTTGTTCCGGGATTTCCCCCAATGGTGTAGGGATCCAGATCGGCCAGTTCTCCTGTTGTTGCTTGACCCATTCGGGTCCGTGTTTCCAGATGGTCGGAAGCAGGAATTCCTTGGGAGTCTGCCCTCGGAAGATTAAATCCGCTGGATTGTCGTCAGTGGGCACATGCCGCCAATCGGCGATGTTGGTTTTCATTTGGATCTCGGCCACGCGGTTCGCTACGAAGGTTTTTAACGTATGTGGCGAGAACTTGATCCACTGGAACACTATAGTAGAATCTGTCCAATATACGATCCGAGAAATGTCTATAGTGAGTGAATTCTTTACCACGGACATTAGCGAGGTGAGGAGCAATGCTCCGCTTAATTCGAGTCTTGGGATTGTCAGAGACTTTAGCGGCGCGACTTTTGATCGCGCGGAGAGTAACTGGGTTTCGATATGTCCATCCGAGCTGATACTGCGCAGATATATACATGCCCCGTATGCCTTTTCACTGGCGTCGCAAAAACCGTGTAATTCTATCTGATTAGCTGCTTTGACTACCGTTTTGCGAGGGAACCGAATATCATTAAGCAAGGGTAGTTGGATATAGTATCGGTCCCATTCTGTATGCAACTCGGATGGCAGGGATACATCCCAATCTAGTTTTAATGCCCAGACGCGTTGAAGTAATATTTTTGCTCTGACAATCACTGGCGCGAGCAATCCTAGTGGATCATAAATTCGGGCTATCACCGAACTCATTGATCGCTTTGTGACACGGGCGATGGTCGCTGTGGGTTCAACTGAGTAGAGGATTGCGTCGTCCTGGGAATCCCAATAGATATCTAGAGTTTTCAATGTTTGTGACTTATCCAATTGTAGTCTTCGATTTGTATCTCTCTCGGATAATCTACGCAGTATGTCCTTATCGTTAGATGCCCATTCACGGATGTTTAAGCCGGCCGATCTGAGAAGGTCCGTGATTTCGTGTCGTACCGATATTAATTCTTCCTTTATATCGGCCCCGGTGAGGGCGTCGTCGACATAGAAATCACGCTGTACAACCGATGACGCTCGCGGGAATCGATGTCCTTCGTCTTCTGCTAACTGTTTCAGGCATCGAAGTGCTAAGTATGGGGCAGTTGATAGTCCGAATGTCACGGTGTTGAGCTGATAAGTTTCGACTTCCCCGTTGGAATTACGCCATAGAATCAGTTGATATTTACGATCTTCTGGGCGTACGAGTATTTGTCGATACATCTTCTCAATGTCATCCGTTAGGACATATTGATGTGATCGGAATCTCAATAGAATTTCAACCAGATTTTTTTGGAGTTTGGGTCCTGTATGTAGAGTATCGTTGAGGGAAACTCCGGTGGTGCTGATTGCTGATCCATCGAACACTACCTGGAGTTTAATGGTGTTGCTCGATTCCTTTATCACGCCGTGATGCGGCAAATAATAACAATTGTTTGAGGGACGGTTGTCGGTAATGTTCGTCATGCGACCCAAGTCTAAATACTCTTGGATCACCGTGCTATACGCGGCTTCGAATTGCTTATCGCGTTGAAACCGGCGAGGAAGAGAGGCGAGTCTACTCATTGCAACGGACTTTGACGTCCCAAGCGTGGGAAGCTTCTCGTTGAAGGACAGGGTGACGATATATCGCCCTTCCTTGTTGCGTTGGACATGGTTACGGAAATGCTCTTCACACTGCAATTCCGATTCCGATAAATGTATGGTGGATGGCCCCTCATCGAGTTCCCAAAATCGTGCGAGATCCGTTTGTAGATCGGCTGTGGTAGTGTGAAACGAATGTTTACCCGATTGAGCGGGTGGGCTCCCCCCGATAACCCAACCGAATCGAGTTTTTTGCAAACATAACTCGGTATCGATGGATTGTGGTATTTTAATCTGCCCAACACATAATGATGCTAAAGTTGGTCCCGAACTTAATAATATTTCGATCGGGCTGGGTATGTGTAATGTTGGGTCGgctaattttaaatttttggGTATCTGGAGGGCGGACCGATCGATTGGGTGGTCTGGGACTACCGACGATATTGTTGGGATTACTAATAACGTTGCTGTGCGTTCATATTTGCCATCCATAGAAACAATGGTTGCCGTTAGCTGGCTCCTTGCGATTGTGGTCAAGTCGTCGAGGGACCGAACATCTCCTTCGTTTCATACCGAGGGAGTTTTCGAATTTCTTAGTCATGAAATTCATACTAGAGCCAGTGTCTAGCAAAGCTCTGGCTCGGATTGGTGATGCCCTTTTGTCTAGCACATCGATCTGTGCTGTAACCAGCAGATcatgatgcagtgtaacgtctGGAGATATATGTGTCACTTCAGTCCCTCCTTTTGCGGTCCGTTTGTTTAGTCAGTTTTGCTCTGGTTGGGATTTGGGCGAGGAATTTTGGACGGTACCCTTGGTCCGTGATGCGCGTGACTCATATGAAGCATGAACTTTCGTATCTCTTGGAGCCAAAGGTGTATGTTTCTGTGAAGATTTGGAGGTTTGTCTCGAATTGTGGACCGAACGCGACTTCGATGATCCAGATGGCGATTGTCCATAAGAGGATCGTTTGTGCGATGAACGACTTCCCGACGACCGACCGCTCGATGAACGACTGCCCGACGACCGAGAATTTTCCTGTGTTTGTTCTCGGTGTAGGTACGTATGATGTCGTTGCTCGCAGATATGACACGAACGCGCGGTGCACTGTGTTATCGAATGTCCGCTGCCTAGACAGTTTGTACACAGCGATGCCATTTTTACGAGTTGAAAGCGTTCTATGGCTGATTTGGCTTTGAAAACCTTACAATATCTGACTTCGTGGGGTCCGTCGCAGGTCGGACACACCAGCGTCCTGCTGGTTGTGGTATAGTTTCGTCCGTGCGGTAGGTTTTGTCGGTGACGATGATGTTTGGGGGTTGACCCTTTTGTTTCCTTTGCTTTAGAGAGGAGCTGATTCGCGTTGGCCCGTGTTTTTAGGAATTCCATCAGCCGATGATAAGAAGGTACTTCCTGATTTAGCAACATACGTTGCCGTTTACGCATACTGGACGAAGGTAATTTCGACACGAGCAACTCGATAAGTACTACATCTGATGTTACAGGCTATCCTAATTTTTCGAGCGCTTTGAGATTTACGCTGGTGGTTTCCAGCAAATCCTCAATGGCTTCTAGAGTTTCCCTTTTAATTTCGGGATAACTGCGCATCAATTCCCAATGACGCATACAGATCCTGAGAGGGCAATTAAATTTCTCCTTCAATGTGGTGAGCGCGATGGGGTAATTGGCCTGTGTGAGTTCCAATGATTGGATGCTCCGTGCTCCCCATCGAGTGATAGATGAGCGTAGATATTGGAATTTCTGGACCTGTGTTAAATTTTCATTGCGATCCACAGTGGATGAGAACGTGTCATAGAAATAGGTCCAATTCTCGAGGGACCGTCGAACTGAGGCGCGCGGTCCTCTGGTAAGGTGATTTGTGTCGGCTCTGGTTTCACGCATGAATCGCGTGTTTTCGTTGGCGAGGGGGTTGTTGCGGGTAGTTTATCAAAGAG
This genomic stretch from Bombus affinis isolate iyBomAffi1 chromosome 16, iyBomAffi1.2, whole genome shotgun sequence harbors:
- the LOC126925909 gene encoding uncharacterized protein LOC126925909, which gives rise to MDGKYERTATLLVIPTISSVVPDHPIDRSALQIPKNLKLADPTLHIPSPIEILLSSGPTLASLCVGQIKIPQSIDTELCLQKTRFGWVIGGSPPAQSGKHSFHTTTADLQTDLARFWELDEGPSTIHLSESELQCEEHFRNHVQRNKEGRYIVTLSFNEKLPTLGTSKSVAMSRLASLPRRFQRDKQFEAAYSTVIQEYLDLGRMTNITDNRPSNNCYYLPHHGVIKESSNTIKLQVVFDGSAISTTGVSLNDTLHTGPKLQKNLVEILLRFRSHQYVLTDDIEKMYRQILVRPEDRKYQLILWRNSNGEVETYQLNTVTFGLSTAPYLALRCLKQLAEDEGHRFPRASSVVQRDFYVDDALTGADIKEELISVRHEITDLLRSAGLNIREWASNDKDILRRLSERDTNRRLQLDKSQTLKTLDIYWDSQDDAILYSVEPTATIARVTKRSMSSVIARIYDPLGLLAPVIVRAKILLQRVWALKLDWDVSLPSELHTEWDRYYIQLPLLNDIRFPRKTVVKAANQIELHGFCDASEKAYGACIYLRSISSDGHIETQLLSARSKVAPLKSLTIPRLELSGALLLTSLMSVVKNSLTIDISRIVYWTDSTIVFQWIKFSPHTLKTFVANRVAEIQMKTNIADWRHVPTDDNPADLIFRGQTPKEFLLPTIWKHGPEWVKQQQENWPIWIPTPLGEIPEQKKIYELTRANNKVIKIIQSSHFATEIRTLQKNRSRDVGGKLQPLNPFLDEDGILRVGGRLTNSTIPFSQKHPIILPKAPVIELIINQEHRNNHHTGTQAILYAVRLRYWPIDGRSQVWRTIKRCVRCCRANPPPVEYLMGDLPEARIPEWRPFTNVGIDYCGLFYIKERRDRNRRKIKIYAAIFVCLATKAVHIELVSDLTTDAFLAALRRLISRRGHCATILTDNGTNFVGANRELQELRTLLQSDDHKERV